The window GAGTGGGCATTTCTAAGCCACAAAGTAACACCAAATTTGACAGTCCGTGGCGGTAAGCTACGTCTTCCTCTGTTCATGTACTCTGACTACCTAGAAGTGGGTTACGCTCAAACAAGCGTTCGCGTTCCTAGTGAAGTTTATGGTTCTGTGGTTCTTACGTCACTTACTGGTGGTGATTTCATCTATGACGTTGAACTAGACGACAGCACAGTATCATTCCAAGGGTTCGTAGGTTCACAAAAGCTTTCAGCGTCTAAGCATAGCTACAATGCTGATACGCAGTTTGATGATATCGCTGGTGGTGTAATCAACTGGACAGATGATACTTGGACGCTACGTGCGGTATACGCTCAAGCTGTGGTAAGCTCAACGACAAACTGGAACACAAACAACAAGTCTCTTCTAAATACAACGTTTAACGATGAAAAAGCGAAGTTTTACGGCGTTGGTGGTCGATACGACAACGGTAACCTAGCGCTTGTTTCAGAAGTGACTCGTACCACGGTTGAGGGTTTCTACCACGACGTAGATTCTGCTTACCTTACCGCTGCGTACCGTGTTAACCAATTCACACCTTACGTAACTGTAGCGCACATGGAAACGACGGACGATGCAGAGCGTAACAACCAAGTAAAACGTGCAGGCGCAAACTTTAAACAAAAACCCACTCTATCAGCGGCTTATGCTTACGGTTCAGCTGTAAAGGTTGCGAGCAACATGAATATCCAACGCACAACTTACAGCATCGGTACTCGTTGGGACTTCATGCCTAATATTGCGCTTAAAGGTGATATTAGCTACCTAACTAACTTCGGTTCAACGAATGGTGGTGTTAACGCACTATACAAGAACGAAGACAACATCTTGTACACAGTTAAAGTTGACGCTGTATTTTAAGGAAGAGAATTATGTTTAAAAAAGCATTGGTAGCCGCTGCTCTTCTTAGCAGCATGAACGCTTTCGCTGGTTTGGTTGTTGTTGGTAATCCATCAATGAGTGAGCTTGACGCTTCAACAGTTAAAAAACTGTATCTAGGTAAAGCAAAGTCTCTACAGATTGAAGCGGTAGACTTGGAAGACGGTCACCCACTTAAGGGTACTTTTCACCAAGCAATTACAAAGAAGACAGAAGCACAGCTTCAAGCTTACTGGGCAAAGCGAGTATTTACGGGTAAAGGTCAACCACCTAAAGCTGTAGGTCAAGAAAGCTTAGCGAAAGACATGGTAGCTAGCTCTTCAAACAAAATTGCTTATATCGATGACTCTTTAGTTGATAGCTCAGTTAAGGTTCTTCTAAAGCTCTAATCTTGAACTATATAGCACAAGCTTGAGCTTTAAAGTGAAGGCTTGAGCTGTAAAGTGAAAGACTGACGTGTGGCGCTCAAATTGGGCGCCATTCTTACATTGGCTTACATTTGGCTGAAACTCTCTTACTTACCGCTTACACTTTTCCCTTAATATCCTATCTCATTGTTTTAAAAGGCGAACTTGCTGGTTGTTTTTTGTCCGGCATTCTAAAAAAACCAAATTTTTTATATTTTTATGCATTTTACTTATTTGATGTAAAAGTGGGCATATTGAGATTATTGGTTTGGGTTATAGAATGGGCGGGTAATATAAAAAAGTAGGAGGGGATACAATCATGATGCTAAATGACAAAAGAACGAAAATCTTGAGCTCAGCAGAAAAGCTATTTATTTCTCAGCCTTATAGTAAAGTCTCAATTCGATCTATTGCTAAGTCTGCGGGTGTTAGCCCCGCGTTGATTCTTTATTACTTCAATAACAAAGAACAATTGTTTGATCAGCTCATCGAAGAGCATACAAGTCGCTTTCAAGACCAGTTCTCAAAGTATCAGAGAGTGGATGGAATACAACTACAACACTTACTTTCTGAACTTATCGAGTTTTGGGAAGCTGCGCCTAACATCTTTTTATTATTCACTTTTGGCGGTAGCTCGTATAACTACGACAATGTTCAACGACTCAAAGAGTCAAAGTTCGGTTTCACCTATAACAAAACTCTCGAAAATCTCCTTTATTTAGTTGATGGCTGTAACGAGTCGAATTTTCATTATTACCAGATGTTGGTTACGTCGCTAGTCTCTCAACCATACCTAGCAAACAGGCAACAACAATACAACAATGACAGTTCTGCGTTTAACCTTATGCAATACCAAGAAGTTATAGCCAGCTTATTTAAAGAAGAGACTCGCTTTGCTTACTAAACAACTGCTTATTAAATAACTGTTTATTAAGTAATTGCTCACTAAATGATTCTTCATAAGTTGTGTTTTGGGTTTTAATGGCTAATTCTTAGAAATACGTTATGAAAAAAAGCGCCGCTCATTTGAGTGGCGCTTTTTTATGAGGAATACAGCCTCTAGTCGGGACTGTTAACACATAAGCAATAGGCTACTCAGTTTGATTTTTGAGTGTCTGAAACCCAAAATAAATTCGCATGAACGTAGTTAGCCAACACGCAGCACCAAAGGTGTAAGCGATAATCGCAAAGTGTTGAGGCCAAATACAGAACGCGATGAAACAGGCGATGGTTTCTGTGCCTTCGGTTAGCCCTGACATGTAATAAAGAGACTTATGTTTATAAACTGGGTTTTCAATGCCTCGTTTGCCAGCCATAACCGCAAACGCTAAAAAGCTGCTGCCTGTGCCGATAAAAGAGAAGATCAAAAATGCACCGGCAATGGCGTTGTGTTCTGGGGTGGCTATGACAAATCCAAAAGGGATCAGCGAGTAGAATAGGAAATCTAAGCTGATGTCGAGGAAACCACCCGCATCACTGATGCCTTGGATTCGAGCCAATGCCCCATCAAGCCCGTCACACACTCTGTTGAATACAATAAACCCTAAAGCCCATTCGTATTGCTGAAATGCCAACGCTGGAAATGCTAAACACCCGATCAGAAAGCCAAATAGAGTGGTTTGATTAGCAGTGATACCGAATTGATTCAGTAACTTTGCGGATTGGTTCAATGGCCACTTAATGACCTTGATGGAGTACTTATCCAGCATTATGACTTCTCCATGGCCAAGACAGTACTTGCGCCCCTTGAGGTACATCTATTTCGTCGTGCGTCACCATTAATGTCGGGATATTCGCTTTCGTCAATTGTTCAAACACCCAGTCACGAAATTGTGCTCTTAACTCTTGGTCTAGTTTGCTGAACGGTTCGTCAAGCAGGGCTAGCTTAGGCTTTGCTAACAACATGCGAGTTAAGCTTATTCTTGCACGTTGGCCACCAGATATTTGATCGGGGAATGACTCAGCTAAGTGAGTTAGCTCTATGTCTTTTAGTGCAGCCATCGCTTGCTGTTGACGAGCCGAACCCTTAACTGAATTAGGCAGAGAGAACGCTAAGTTCTCCCATATCTTGAGGTGAGGGAACAGTAAGTCATCTTGAAATAGAATACCGACTTCACGTTGATGTGATGGCAGGTCGTCTAGCTGAATGTCGTTCAAAACAACGGTACCAGAGTATGAGAACTCATCATTAAGGTGACCCGCTACGGCGTCTAACAACGTCGACTTTCCGCAGCCACTCGGTCCCATCAAAGCCAGTACTTGGCCAGATTCTAATGTTACGTTTAGCGCTGAGAACAGCGTATCTCCATCGGTTTTACGGATGGCGAGGTCGTTGAGGTGCAGACTCATTCGTTAGAAAACCTTTAAAAGTAAGACGGCGATATCTGAGTTGA is drawn from Vibrio sp. SNU_ST1 and contains these coding sequences:
- a CDS encoding phosphate ABC transporter substrate-binding protein — translated: MFKKALVAAALLSSMNAFAGLVVVGNPSMSELDASTVKKLYLGKAKSLQIEAVDLEDGHPLKGTFHQAITKKTEAQLQAYWAKRVFTGKGQPPKAVGQESLAKDMVASSSNKIAYIDDSLVDSSVKVLLKL
- a CDS encoding TetR/AcrR family transcriptional regulator, translating into MMLNDKRTKILSSAEKLFISQPYSKVSIRSIAKSAGVSPALILYYFNNKEQLFDQLIEEHTSRFQDQFSKYQRVDGIQLQHLLSELIEFWEAAPNIFLLFTFGGSSYNYDNVQRLKESKFGFTYNKTLENLLYLVDGCNESNFHYYQMLVTSLVSQPYLANRQQQYNNDSSAFNLMQYQEVIASLFKEETRFAY
- a CDS encoding CDP-alcohol phosphatidyltransferase family protein, encoding MLDKYSIKVIKWPLNQSAKLLNQFGITANQTTLFGFLIGCLAFPALAFQQYEWALGFIVFNRVCDGLDGALARIQGISDAGGFLDISLDFLFYSLIPFGFVIATPEHNAIAGAFLIFSFIGTGSSFLAFAVMAGKRGIENPVYKHKSLYYMSGLTEGTETIACFIAFCIWPQHFAIIAYTFGAACWLTTFMRIYFGFQTLKNQTE
- a CDS encoding ATP-binding cassette domain-containing protein, whose protein sequence is MSLHLNDLAIRKTDGDTLFSALNVTLESGQVLALMGPSGCGKSTLLDAVAGHLNDEFSYSGTVVLNDIQLDDLPSHQREVGILFQDDLLFPHLKIWENLAFSLPNSVKGSARQQQAMAALKDIELTHLAESFPDQISGGQRARISLTRMLLAKPKLALLDEPFSKLDQELRAQFRDWVFEQLTKANIPTLMVTHDEIDVPQGAQVLSWPWRSHNAG